From Drosophila subpulchrella strain 33 F10 #4 breed RU33 unplaced genomic scaffold, RU_Dsub_v1.1 Primary Assembly Seq354, whole genome shotgun sequence, the proteins below share one genomic window:
- the LOC119560870 gene encoding CDP-diacylglycerol--glycerol-3-phosphate 3-phosphatidyltransferase, mitochondrial → MMLYLRRFFSQELTPAAQGDFLGCLQQAPNLLATGFPGAPALESLSWLHNLAPCFPLRGDQIQVIHEPQHFYETLVQRIGRAKRRIVLASLYLGTGQLENAVVQKLRHSLEQQSALRLNVLLDFTRGTRGALNSKTMLLPLVRDFSSQVQLSLYHTPDLRGMTKRLAPPRWNELLGLQHMKVYLFDDAVIISGANLSNDYFTNRQDRYILIEDKPLADFYAQFIERVQEFSLAVAPDATEGLHRNWRILPYEGTKEQFIQLARKRIADFVQETFQRQAQVRDQNPQADTWVFPLMEMGQIGIHHDSVVTKRLLSNCVTGSRLKLATGYFNLTQEYMDTLTHKCLAQCSILMAHPNANGFQGAKGPAGGIPAAYTLIAKSFYESLVRRKQNHRVNFFEYEKPGWTYHAKGLWYYLPEARLPNLTLIGSSNFGERSVNRDLETQVCLVTDNKDLSQRLQAEADRLYDLSQTAEREIVQRPVPRWVQAVVRIFRNFF, encoded by the exons ATGATGCTCTATTTGCGCCGCTTCTTCAGCCAGGAGCTCACGCCGGCTGCCCAGGGCGACTTCCTCGGATGCCTGCAGCAGGCACCCAACCTCCTGGCCACCGGATTCCCGGGAGCTCCCGCTCTGGAGAGCCTGAGCTGGTTACACAACCTGGCGCCGTGCTTCCCGCTGCGAGGCGACCAAATCCAGGTCATCCACGAGCCACAACACTTCTACGAGACGCTGGTGCAGCGCATCGGGCGGGCCAAGCGTCGCATAGTCCTGGCCAGCTTGTATCTGGGCACCGGGCAGCTGGAGAACGCCGTGGTCCAGAAGTTGCGTCACAGCCTGGAGCAGCAGTCCGCCCTGCGTCTCAATGTGCTCCTGGACTTTACACGCGGCACCCGGGGAGCCCTCAACTCCAAGACCATGCTGCTCCCCTTGGTCCGGGACTTTTCCAGCCAGGTGCAGCTCTCCCTTTACCACACTCCCGATCTGCGCGGGATGACCAAGCGCCTGGCTCCGCCGCGGTGGAACGAGCTTCTCGGGCTGCAGCACATGAAGGTCTACCTCTTCGACGACGCGGTGATCATCTCAGGCGCCAATCTGTCCAACGACTACTTCACCAACCGGCAAGATCGCTACATACTCATCGAGGACAAACCGCTGGCGGATTTCTATGCCCAGTTCATTGAACGGGTGCAGGAGTTCAGCTTGGCAGTGGCGCCGGATGCCACTGAAGGACTGCATCGCAATTGGCGCATTCTACCGTACGAAGGAACCAAGGAACAGTTCATCCAGCTTGCCCGGAAGCGCATTGCCGACTTTGTGCAAGAAACGTTCCAGCGACAGGCACAAGTCCGGGATCAGAACCCCCAGGCGGACACCTGGGTGTTTCCGCTCATGGAGATGGGCCAGATTGGCATACATCATGACAGCGTGGTGACCAAGCGGCTGCTCTCCAACTGCGTGACAGGATCGCGACTGAAACTGGCCACCGGCTACTTCAACCTGACGCAGGAGTACATGGACACGCTGACGCACAAGTGCCTGGCCCAGTGCAGCATCCTGATGGCCCACCCCAAT GCAAACGGATTTCAGGGCGCCAAAGGACCGGCGGGTGGCATTCCGGCTGCCTACACCTTGATAGCCAAGAGCTTCTACGAGAGCCTCGTTCGCCGGAAGCAAAACCACCGCGTCAACTTCTTCGAGTACGAGAAGCCCGGCTGGACATACCATGCCAAGGGATTGTGGTATTACCTGCCCGAGGCACGACTGCCAAACCTCACGCTCATCGGCTCCTCAAACTTTGGGGAGCGATCGGTGAACCGCGATTTGGAGACGCAGGTGTGCCTGGTGACGGACAACAAGGATCTGAGCCAACGGCTGCAGGCTGAGGCGGACCGGCTCTACGATCTGTCCCAGACGGCGGAGCGGGAAATCGTCCAACGACCCGTGCCGCGATGGGTTCAGGCCGTCGTCCGCATATTCAGGAACTTTTTCTAG
- the LOC119561086 gene encoding serine/threonine-protein kinase greatwall isoform X1 — protein MENADATSQSDAHIDYKTPKKTHSLIDSEQLLDKINILTTKPENHSQNAKLPTIKDFVIIKPISRGAFGKVFLGYKNNDSKRLFAIKVMRKSEMINKNMVSQVITERNALALSRSQFCVSLFYSLQSLSYVYLVMEYMVGGDLKSLLAMFGYFDEPTSRFYVAEMVMALQYLHQHGIVHRDIKPDNMLLSSSGHVKLTDFGLSKIDMRRDLEISDLINCSPNLNARTPGQLLSLTSHLSFGSEKKLQDFGSALNGQANGMGSVATGTSHLLQAINKHSLTMELSDSEGDTSLNDAEKTSDSKISGVSPFFSAEEANESITHTCTANVNPQDSSSSCSFHTCNSADLSKCSPPLEPATDGAAAAEAIPSKRRVEFALDVAPCQGCKLAEQDSVNMATNEGKHLPKLENASEASFEFSMVRRRSVEERNRLSKGQEDSGVSSRKGDDYSSCNLNMNSESTASSIDKNAENLSQSKEDYSCSDYSRSYNMTNGNEMSGIHMNSPFRNLSKHFKRPDFLRGMKRKINLVNRSDNMSSMEADGSSSGNGSANTGLTQEIEILNIGSSTPKKRKARSSPIRGVLKVRSLSDDELPMNHLLGPEANVANVVFSTPVSSQKLPRRDGGLLGKLKATRFALPLSIENKKREHAAADKMSGIQYHLKLSDDTTMSPINHGTGNLPKTPKNVNINTPFRTPKSVRRGARISNERILGTPDYLAPELLLKQGHGPAVDWWALGVCFYEFMTGIPPFNDETPQKVFDNILNKNIEWPEGDEALSVESMEAVELLLTMDPHERPAAKEVMQMRHFACIDWENIGNTEPPFVPTPDNPTDTGYFDARNNLQHLQLSNFAMED, from the exons ATGGAAAACGCCGATGCGACTTCGCAATCGGATGCTCACATCGACTACAAAACCCCCAAGAAGACCCACTCGCTGATCGACAGTGAGCAGTTGCTGGACAAGATCAACATCCTCACCACCAAGCCGGAGAACCACTCCCAAAATGCCAAG CTTCCCACGATCAAGGACTTCGTCATCATCAAACCGATTAGCCGCGGCGCCTTCGGCAAGGTATTCCTGGGCTACAAGAACAACGACTCGAAGAGACTGTTCGCCATCAAGGTTATGCGCAAGTCGGAGATGATAAACAAGAACATGGTATCCCAGGTGATCACCGAGCGGAATGCCCTGGCGCTATCCCGATCCCAGTTCTGCGTCAGTCTCTTCTACTCGCTGCAATCGCTGTCCTACGTATATTTGGTGATGGAGTACATGGTGGGCGGGGATCTTAAGTCGCTGCTGGCCATGTTTGGGTATTTTGACGAGCCCACTTCACGCTTCTACGTGGCCGAGATGGTGATGGCATTGCAGTATCTGCATCAGCACGGAATCGTCCACAGGGACATCAAACCGGATAACATGCTGCTCTCGTCCAGTGGCCATGTGAAGCTCACTGACTTTGGGCTGAGCAAGATCGATATGCGACGAGATCTGGAGATATCGGACCTCATCAACTGCTCTCCGAATCTGAATGCCCGCACGCCCGGCCAGCTGTTGTCGCTCACCTCGCACTTGTCCTTCGGCTCCGAAAAGAAGCTGCAGGACTTCGGTTCCGCTTTAAATGGACAAGCCAACGGAATGGGCTCGGTCGCCACGGGAACATCGCACCTTCTGCAGGCCATCAACAAGCACAGTCTGACCATGGAGCTATCCGATAGCGAGGGTGACACATCGCTCAATGATGCGGAGAAGACCAGCGACAGCAAGATCTCCGGAGTGTCTCCCTTCTTCTCCGCCGAGGAGGCCAACGAATCTATCACTCATACGTGCACCGCCAACGTCAAT CCCCAGGATAGCAGTTCTTCTTGCTCATTCCACACTTGCAACTCGGCTGACCTGAGCAAGTGCTCGCCACCACTTGAACCCGCTACAGATGGCGCTGCTGCAGCGGAGGCGATTCCCAGTAAGCGGCGAGTGGAATTCGCTTTGGATGTGGCTCCATGCCAG GGATGCAAGCTGGCCGAGCAGGACAGCGTCAACATGGCCACCAATGAAGGCAAACATTTGCCCAAGCTAGAGAACGCAAGCGAGGCTTCGTTTGAGTTTTCCATGGTGCGCAGGCGATCGGTCGAGGAG CGTAATCGCCTTTCAAAGGGGCAGGAGGATTCGGGCGTGTCGAGTCGCAAGGGCGACGATTACTCCAGCTGCAATTTGAACATGAACAGCGAGAGCACAGCCTCGTCGATTGACAAAAACGCGGAGAACTTGAGCCAATCGAAGGAGGATTACAGCTGCTCGGACTACTCGCGTAGCTACAACATGACCAATGGCAACGAGATGAGCGGTATCCACATGAACTCGCCGTTTCGCAATCTGTCCAAGCACTTTAAGCGTCCCGACTTCCTGCGCGGCATGAAGCGGAAGATCAACCTTGTCAACCGCTCCGACAACATGTCCAGTATGGAGGCCGACGGTTCTAGTTCGGGCAACGGCAGTGCCAACACCGGACTAACCCAGGAAATTGAGATCCTCAACATTGGCAGCAGCACGCCCAAGAAGCGCAAGGCGCGTTCCTCTCCGATTCGTGGTGTGCTCAAGGTGCGCTCTTTATCCGACGACGAGTTGCCCATGAACCATCTGCTGGGACCGGAAGCGAATGTGGCCAATGTAGTCTTCTCCACGCCCGTCTCCTCGCAGAAGTTGCCTCGACGCGATGGCGGTCTGTTGGGAAAGCTGAAGGCCACACGATTTGCTCTGCCTCTCTCTATTGAAAACAAAAAGCGAGAACACGCGGCCGCCGATAAGATGTCGGGGATTCAGTACCACCTGAAGTTGTCCGACGATACCACAATGTCGCCCATCAACCATGGGACTGGCAACCTCCCAAAGACGCCGAAAAACGTGAACATCAATACACCATTTCGCACTCCAAAGTCGGTGCGGCGGGGGGCTCGCATATCCAACGAACGCATCTTGGGCACACCTGATTATTTGGCTCCCGAGCTGCTGCTGAAGCAAGGACACGGTCCGGCCGTCGACTGGTGGGCATTGGGAGTCTGCTTCTATGAGTTCATGACCGGCATTCCGCCCTTCAACGACGAGACGCCTCAGAAAGTATTTGACAACATTCTGAATAAAA ACATCGAATGGCCAGAAGGCGATGAGGCGTTATCCGTCGAATCCATGGAGGCTGTGGAACTGCTCCTGACCATGGATCCCCATGAGCGTCCGGCCGCCAAGGAGGTTATGCAAATGCGTCACTTTGCATGCATCGACTGGGAGAATATCGGCAATACGGAGCCACCGTTTGTTCCGACACCCGACAACCCCACTGACACGGGGTATTTCGATGCGCGCAACAACCTTCAGCATTTGCAGCTATCCAATTTTGCCATGGAAGACTGA
- the LOC119561086 gene encoding serine/threonine-protein kinase greatwall isoform X2, with protein sequence MENADATSQSDAHIDYKTPKKTHSLIDSEQLLDKINILTTKPENHSQNAKLPTIKDFVIIKPISRGAFGKVFLGYKNNDSKRLFAIKVMRKSEMINKNMVSQVITERNALALSRSQFCVSLFYSLQSLSYVYLVMEYMVGGDLKSLLAMFGYFDEPTSRFYVAEMVMALQYLHQHGIVHRDIKPDNMLLSSSGHVKLTDFGLSKIDMRRDLEISDLINCSPNLNARTPGQLLSLTSHLSFGSEKKLQDFGSALNGQANGMGSVATGTSHLLQAINKHSLTMELSDSEGDTSLNDAEKTSDSKISGVSPFFSAEEANESITHTCTANVNPQDSSSSCSFHTCNSADLSKCSPPLEPATDGAAAAEAIPSKRRVEFALDVAPCQRNRLSKGQEDSGVSSRKGDDYSSCNLNMNSESTASSIDKNAENLSQSKEDYSCSDYSRSYNMTNGNEMSGIHMNSPFRNLSKHFKRPDFLRGMKRKINLVNRSDNMSSMEADGSSSGNGSANTGLTQEIEILNIGSSTPKKRKARSSPIRGVLKVRSLSDDELPMNHLLGPEANVANVVFSTPVSSQKLPRRDGGLLGKLKATRFALPLSIENKKREHAAADKMSGIQYHLKLSDDTTMSPINHGTGNLPKTPKNVNINTPFRTPKSVRRGARISNERILGTPDYLAPELLLKQGHGPAVDWWALGVCFYEFMTGIPPFNDETPQKVFDNILNKNIEWPEGDEALSVESMEAVELLLTMDPHERPAAKEVMQMRHFACIDWENIGNTEPPFVPTPDNPTDTGYFDARNNLQHLQLSNFAMED encoded by the exons ATGGAAAACGCCGATGCGACTTCGCAATCGGATGCTCACATCGACTACAAAACCCCCAAGAAGACCCACTCGCTGATCGACAGTGAGCAGTTGCTGGACAAGATCAACATCCTCACCACCAAGCCGGAGAACCACTCCCAAAATGCCAAG CTTCCCACGATCAAGGACTTCGTCATCATCAAACCGATTAGCCGCGGCGCCTTCGGCAAGGTATTCCTGGGCTACAAGAACAACGACTCGAAGAGACTGTTCGCCATCAAGGTTATGCGCAAGTCGGAGATGATAAACAAGAACATGGTATCCCAGGTGATCACCGAGCGGAATGCCCTGGCGCTATCCCGATCCCAGTTCTGCGTCAGTCTCTTCTACTCGCTGCAATCGCTGTCCTACGTATATTTGGTGATGGAGTACATGGTGGGCGGGGATCTTAAGTCGCTGCTGGCCATGTTTGGGTATTTTGACGAGCCCACTTCACGCTTCTACGTGGCCGAGATGGTGATGGCATTGCAGTATCTGCATCAGCACGGAATCGTCCACAGGGACATCAAACCGGATAACATGCTGCTCTCGTCCAGTGGCCATGTGAAGCTCACTGACTTTGGGCTGAGCAAGATCGATATGCGACGAGATCTGGAGATATCGGACCTCATCAACTGCTCTCCGAATCTGAATGCCCGCACGCCCGGCCAGCTGTTGTCGCTCACCTCGCACTTGTCCTTCGGCTCCGAAAAGAAGCTGCAGGACTTCGGTTCCGCTTTAAATGGACAAGCCAACGGAATGGGCTCGGTCGCCACGGGAACATCGCACCTTCTGCAGGCCATCAACAAGCACAGTCTGACCATGGAGCTATCCGATAGCGAGGGTGACACATCGCTCAATGATGCGGAGAAGACCAGCGACAGCAAGATCTCCGGAGTGTCTCCCTTCTTCTCCGCCGAGGAGGCCAACGAATCTATCACTCATACGTGCACCGCCAACGTCAAT CCCCAGGATAGCAGTTCTTCTTGCTCATTCCACACTTGCAACTCGGCTGACCTGAGCAAGTGCTCGCCACCACTTGAACCCGCTACAGATGGCGCTGCTGCAGCGGAGGCGATTCCCAGTAAGCGGCGAGTGGAATTCGCTTTGGATGTGGCTCCATGCCAG CGTAATCGCCTTTCAAAGGGGCAGGAGGATTCGGGCGTGTCGAGTCGCAAGGGCGACGATTACTCCAGCTGCAATTTGAACATGAACAGCGAGAGCACAGCCTCGTCGATTGACAAAAACGCGGAGAACTTGAGCCAATCGAAGGAGGATTACAGCTGCTCGGACTACTCGCGTAGCTACAACATGACCAATGGCAACGAGATGAGCGGTATCCACATGAACTCGCCGTTTCGCAATCTGTCCAAGCACTTTAAGCGTCCCGACTTCCTGCGCGGCATGAAGCGGAAGATCAACCTTGTCAACCGCTCCGACAACATGTCCAGTATGGAGGCCGACGGTTCTAGTTCGGGCAACGGCAGTGCCAACACCGGACTAACCCAGGAAATTGAGATCCTCAACATTGGCAGCAGCACGCCCAAGAAGCGCAAGGCGCGTTCCTCTCCGATTCGTGGTGTGCTCAAGGTGCGCTCTTTATCCGACGACGAGTTGCCCATGAACCATCTGCTGGGACCGGAAGCGAATGTGGCCAATGTAGTCTTCTCCACGCCCGTCTCCTCGCAGAAGTTGCCTCGACGCGATGGCGGTCTGTTGGGAAAGCTGAAGGCCACACGATTTGCTCTGCCTCTCTCTATTGAAAACAAAAAGCGAGAACACGCGGCCGCCGATAAGATGTCGGGGATTCAGTACCACCTGAAGTTGTCCGACGATACCACAATGTCGCCCATCAACCATGGGACTGGCAACCTCCCAAAGACGCCGAAAAACGTGAACATCAATACACCATTTCGCACTCCAAAGTCGGTGCGGCGGGGGGCTCGCATATCCAACGAACGCATCTTGGGCACACCTGATTATTTGGCTCCCGAGCTGCTGCTGAAGCAAGGACACGGTCCGGCCGTCGACTGGTGGGCATTGGGAGTCTGCTTCTATGAGTTCATGACCGGCATTCCGCCCTTCAACGACGAGACGCCTCAGAAAGTATTTGACAACATTCTGAATAAAA ACATCGAATGGCCAGAAGGCGATGAGGCGTTATCCGTCGAATCCATGGAGGCTGTGGAACTGCTCCTGACCATGGATCCCCATGAGCGTCCGGCCGCCAAGGAGGTTATGCAAATGCGTCACTTTGCATGCATCGACTGGGAGAATATCGGCAATACGGAGCCACCGTTTGTTCCGACACCCGACAACCCCACTGACACGGGGTATTTCGATGCGCGCAACAACCTTCAGCATTTGCAGCTATCCAATTTTGCCATGGAAGACTGA